From a single Streptomyces sp. 1331.2 genomic region:
- a CDS encoding ABC transporter family substrate-binding protein — MDASTTARRLGRAAALAVAVALAVTACTSGGGGSAGDVAKSEPPRQDSQDINAKSLDQIKDGGEVRFALDQWITQWNPLQVDGGSYTDTVNLVRALEPSLFSTDASGTFRANPDYLVEAKVTSTSPQVITYKLNPKAKWSDGKPLSYLDFKADWQTSNGKDPAYNGYDPSGYELISSVEQGADPTEVKVTFSEPYADWQNLFRPLVPAAGISTPDDFNKGWVEKVPITAGALKIGVADKTAQTITFVPDPAWWGTRAKADKITFRVMDKAASIQAYLNNEIDLASAGTATAYGQLKNAKDTVIRAASPWDEVHISFGGTGALADQRVRQALGKAIDRSALIKIANNGVPVEFKPLGNHIIMPNQAGYQDNSGDWAKFDLAAAKKLLDEAGWKESGSGQPRTKDGRPLELHWVLSDGTAQAQLDLATAAAAMWQTAGVKVDLDKVAANDYFAKYVTPGKFDIASWRNTDSFPNSKSLANFRLPVGDNTFSNPSRLGTAEIDGLLKQAAGTVDPVEAAKLYNQADAKIWELGHTVELYQRPAVVAVRKGLANYGAFGLAQEDYSKVGWEK, encoded by the coding sequence ATGGACGCTTCCACCACGGCCCGCCGGCTCGGCCGGGCGGCCGCCCTCGCCGTCGCCGTCGCGCTCGCGGTCACCGCGTGCACCTCGGGCGGGGGTGGCTCGGCCGGCGACGTGGCCAAGAGCGAGCCACCGAGACAGGACTCCCAGGACATCAACGCCAAGTCCCTGGACCAGATCAAGGACGGTGGCGAGGTGCGCTTCGCCCTGGACCAGTGGATCACCCAGTGGAACCCGCTCCAGGTGGACGGCGGTTCCTACACCGACACGGTGAACCTGGTCCGCGCCCTGGAACCCTCGCTGTTCAGCACCGACGCCTCCGGCACCTTCCGGGCGAACCCGGACTACCTGGTGGAGGCCAAGGTCACCTCGACCTCGCCGCAGGTGATCACGTACAAGCTGAACCCCAAGGCCAAGTGGTCGGACGGCAAGCCGCTGAGCTACCTGGACTTCAAGGCCGACTGGCAGACGAGCAACGGCAAGGACCCGGCGTACAACGGCTACGACCCGTCCGGCTACGAACTGATCTCCTCCGTCGAGCAGGGCGCCGACCCGACCGAGGTGAAGGTCACCTTCTCGGAGCCGTACGCGGACTGGCAGAACCTGTTCCGCCCGTTGGTCCCCGCGGCCGGCATCTCCACCCCGGACGACTTCAACAAGGGCTGGGTGGAGAAGGTCCCGATCACCGCGGGTGCGCTGAAGATCGGCGTGGCGGACAAGACCGCGCAGACCATCACCTTCGTCCCGGACCCGGCCTGGTGGGGCACCCGGGCCAAGGCAGACAAGATCACCTTCCGGGTGATGGACAAGGCCGCGAGCATCCAGGCCTACCTCAACAACGAGATCGACCTCGCCTCGGCCGGCACCGCCACCGCGTACGGGCAGCTCAAGAACGCCAAGGACACCGTGATCCGGGCCGCCAGCCCCTGGGACGAGGTGCACATCTCCTTCGGTGGCACCGGTGCGCTGGCCGACCAGCGGGTGCGCCAGGCGCTCGGCAAGGCGATCGACCGCTCGGCACTGATCAAGATCGCCAACAACGGGGTGCCGGTGGAGTTCAAGCCGCTCGGCAACCACATCATCATGCCCAACCAGGCCGGCTACCAGGACAATTCCGGCGACTGGGCCAAGTTCGACCTGGCCGCGGCGAAGAAGCTGCTGGACGAGGCCGGCTGGAAGGAGTCCGGCAGCGGCCAGCCGCGCACCAAGGACGGCCGGCCGCTGGAGCTGCACTGGGTGCTCAGCGACGGCACCGCGCAGGCCCAGCTCGACCTCGCCACCGCGGCGGCGGCGATGTGGCAGACGGCCGGTGTCAAGGTCGACCTGGACAAGGTGGCCGCCAACGACTACTTCGCCAAGTACGTGACCCCGGGCAAGTTCGACATCGCGAGCTGGCGCAACACCGACTCCTTCCCGAACTCCAAGAGCCTCGCCAACTTCCGCCTGCCGGTGGGCGACAACACCTTCAGCAACCCGTCCCGGCTGGGCACCGCGGAGATCGACGGCCTGCTGAAGCAGGCGGCCGGGACGGTCGACCCGGTGGAGGCCGCGAAGCTCTACAACCAGGCGGACGCGAAGATCTGGGAGCTCGGCCACACCGTCGAGCTCTACCAGCGG